A window from Mogibacterium neglectum encodes these proteins:
- a CDS encoding metal ABC transporter substrate-binding protein: protein MKRNKLIKIFAIMMIAILSLGTLASCGSKESSSKKLKIVVTTFPEYDWVREILGDRVKDVDLKLLQKNGTDLHSFQPSAQDIKDISNADIFVYVGGESDEWVSDVLKKKKNKDLVAINLMDEMKDSKKAEEVKEGMQPEKEDKDEGDGHHHENAEEVEYDEHVWLSLKNAIKLCQPIEQAIAKKDKKHADTYKKNLDAYTKKLQKLDNKYAEAVKNAKVKTLIFGDRFPFRYMVDDYGLNYYAAFVGCSAESEASFETISFLSNKLNQLKIKHVLTIENSDHKIAKSVIKNADGTKRDIKTLDSLQSMKKGDLKKKTYLKTMENNLKVLQEVLNN from the coding sequence ATGAAACGTAACAAGCTTATTAAAATATTTGCAATTATGATGATTGCAATCCTTTCACTTGGTACACTTGCTAGCTGTGGCAGCAAGGAATCGAGCTCCAAGAAGCTCAAGATTGTCGTAACTACATTTCCTGAGTACGACTGGGTTAGAGAGATTCTCGGTGACAGAGTCAAGGACGTTGATTTGAAGTTACTTCAGAAGAATGGTACTGATTTGCACAGTTTCCAGCCTTCCGCTCAGGACATAAAGGATATATCAAATGCCGATATTTTCGTCTACGTTGGCGGTGAGTCTGACGAGTGGGTTTCTGATGTTCTCAAGAAGAAAAAGAACAAGGATCTCGTTGCAATCAACCTCATGGATGAGATGAAGGACAGCAAGAAGGCCGAGGAAGTTAAGGAAGGTATGCAGCCTGAGAAGGAGGATAAAGACGAAGGTGATGGTCATCATCATGAGAATGCTGAGGAAGTCGAGTATGATGAGCATGTATGGCTATCTCTCAAGAATGCAATTAAGCTCTGCCAGCCTATTGAGCAGGCAATTGCTAAAAAAGATAAGAAGCATGCAGATACTTATAAGAAGAACTTAGATGCTTATACAAAAAAGCTCCAGAAACTAGATAATAAATATGCTGAGGCTGTTAAAAATGCTAAGGTTAAGACTCTAATATTCGGAGACCGTTTCCCATTCCGTTACATGGTAGATGACTATGGTTTGAACTACTATGCTGCATTTGTCGGCTGCTCTGCTGAATCTGAGGCTAGCTTTGAGACAATTAGTTTCCTATCCAACAAGCTCAACCAGCTTAAGATAAAGCATGTTTTAACTATTGAGAACTCTGATCACAAGATTGCTAAGTCAGTAATTAAGAATGCTGACGGAACTAAGAGAGATATAAAGACTCTTGATTCGCTGCAGTCTATGAAGAAGGGTGACCTCAAGAAAAAGACTTACCTCAAGACAATGGAGAATAACCTCAAAGTCTTGCAGGAGGTTCTAAATAATTAG
- a CDS encoding metal ABC transporter ATP-binding protein, translating into MVRETRDSSFSIICEGLAVGYSGKPLCNGFDLEINNGDYICIVGENGAGKSTLIKTLVGLIPSINGKVLLRGDVDKSDIGYLPQQREMQKDFPASVWEVVLSGCLDRLGFRPFYGNKERKLAADAIRELDLEDIKNESFRELSGGQRQRVLLARAIAGSKKVLVLDEPITGLDPVAAAHLYYLLDRLNQSGTTIITISHDISKALAAANKLLIMSDTPHLASEAERRAILDV; encoded by the coding sequence ATGGTAAGAGAGACTAGGGACTCTTCATTTAGTATCATTTGCGAGGGGCTTGCTGTCGGATATTCAGGCAAGCCCCTCTGTAATGGATTCGATTTGGAGATTAATAACGGAGATTATATTTGTATTGTAGGAGAAAACGGTGCCGGAAAATCGACCTTGATTAAGACCTTGGTGGGTTTGATTCCGTCGATTAACGGCAAGGTATTATTGCGTGGCGATGTCGATAAGAGTGATATCGGCTACCTGCCGCAGCAGCGTGAGATGCAGAAAGATTTCCCGGCTTCCGTATGGGAAGTCGTACTATCTGGATGCCTGGATAGACTTGGATTCAGGCCTTTTTATGGGAATAAGGAGCGAAAGCTTGCCGCTGATGCTATCCGAGAGCTTGACCTCGAGGATATTAAGAACGAGAGCTTTCGCGAACTTTCTGGTGGGCAGCGGCAGCGCGTGCTCCTCGCACGCGCCATAGCCGGCTCCAAGAAAGTGCTGGTTCTGGACGAGCCGATCACCGGGCTCGACCCGGTGGCCGCTGCCCATCTGTACTACCTGCTAGATAGACTGAATCAGAGCGGAACCACAATCATAACCATATCGCACGATATCAGCAAAGCGCTAGCTGCAGCTAATAAGCTTCTTATAATGAGCGATACGCCTCACTTAGCTTCAGAAGCAGAGAGGAGGGCGATTCTAGATGTCTAA